A single region of the Denticeps clupeoides chromosome 18, fDenClu1.1, whole genome shotgun sequence genome encodes:
- the gabra6a gene encoding gamma-aminobutyric acid receptor subunit alpha-6a isoform X2 produces the protein MDTTTVCVLDLELVLPKSKQTSLSQASARFRTSKWLFRIMQNGTVFYTMRLTISADCPMKLEDFPMDGHACPLLFGSYAYTNREIVYTWRKGLEASVDVPKESSSLLQYDLVGQTLSTETFKINTGQYSVQVVYFFLQRKLGYYLIQTYIPLIMVVVLSQVSFWINKESVPARVVAGVTTVLTMTTLSMSARQSLPKVSYATAMDWFIGVSFAFVASALVEFAAVNYFSTLQARRLQRRGSRVSGPESVATGSDDEVGTPDSGSSSRVSGLKRRINSLSTEPPTRLPMFLQQGSALPASVTLTGTSPIDQYARVLFPLVYGLFNFFYWIAYLRKDTMEEARDIVSASA, from the exons ATGGATACGACAACCGTCTGCGTCCTGGATCTGGAG TTGGTGTTACCGAAGTCAAAACAGACATCTTTGTCACAAGCTTCGGCCCGGTTTCGGACATCGAAATG GTTGTTCCGCATAATGCAGAATGGCACCGTGTTCTACACCATGAG ACTGACCATAAGTGCAGATTGTCCAATGAAGCTTGAGGATTTTCCAATGGACGGACATGCATGCCCTTTATTGTTCGGAAGTT ACGCATACACAAACCGAGAAATCGTGTACACTTGGAGGAAAGGACTGGAGGCCTCTGTTGATGTGCCGAAAGAGTCTTCAAGTTTGTTGCAGTATGATCTGGTAGGACAGACACTGTCCACCGAGACATTTAAAATCAACACAG GTCAGTACTCTGTTCAAGTTGTATATTTTTTCCTGCAACGAAAGCTGGGCTACTACCTCATTCAGACATATATCCCGCTGATTATGGTGGTGGTGCTGTCACAAGTGTCCTTCTGGATCAACAAGGAGTCAGTTCCTGCACGTGTCGTTGCTG GGGTCACCACCGTTCTCACCATGACCACCCTCAGCATGAGCGCTCGCCAGTCCCTGCCCAAGGTGTCCTACGCCACCGCCATGGACTGGTTCATTGGCGTCAGCTTCGCCTTTGTCGCCTCGGCCCTGGTGGAGTTTGCGGCGGTGAACTACTTCTCCACGCTGCAGGCCCGCAGGCTCCAGCGCCGAGGCTCCAGGGTGTCGGGGCCAGAGTCGGTCGCCACAGGCAGCGATGACGAAGTGGGCACG CCGGACAGcgggagcagcagcagggtcAGCGGCCTGAAGCGCAGGATCAACTCGCTCAGCACGGAGCCCCCGACCCGACTGCCCATGTTCCTCCAGCAAGGCTCGGCCCTCCCGGCCAGCGTGACGCTGACGGGCACCAGTCCCATCGACCAGTACGCCCGCGTGCTCTTCCCGCTGGTCTACGGCTTGTTCAACTTCTTCTACTGGATCGCGTACCTGCGGAAGGACACCATGGAGGAGGCCAG GGACATTGTGTCAGCTTCTGCTTAG
- the gabra6a gene encoding gamma-aminobutyric acid receptor subunit alpha-6a isoform X1, with the protein MIVFYSLLLLSSAGEVANQKVNADNITRILDALLDGYDNRLRPGSGVGVTEVKTDIFVTSFGPVSDIEMEFTIDMFFRQMWVDERLKFEGPIEILPLNNLMVDKIWTPDTFFRNSKKAIAHNMTTPNRLFRIMQNGTVFYTMRLTISADCPMKLEDFPMDGHACPLLFGSYAYTNREIVYTWRKGLEASVDVPKESSSLLQYDLVGQTLSTETFKINTGQYSVQVVYFFLQRKLGYYLIQTYIPLIMVVVLSQVSFWINKESVPARVVAGVTTVLTMTTLSMSARQSLPKVSYATAMDWFIGVSFAFVASALVEFAAVNYFSTLQARRLQRRGSRVSGPESVATGSDDEVGTPDSGSSSRVSGLKRRINSLSTEPPTRLPMFLQQGSALPASVTLTGTSPIDQYARVLFPLVYGLFNFFYWIAYLRKDTMEEARDIVSASA; encoded by the exons ATGattgttttttattctttgttgCTGCTGAGCAG CGCTGGCGAAGTTGCAAACCAGAAGGTGAACGCCGACAACATCACACGTATTTTGGACGCCCTACTGGATGGATACGACAACCGTCTGCGTCCTGGATCTGGAG TTGGTGTTACCGAAGTCAAAACAGACATCTTTGTCACAAGCTTCGGCCCGGTTTCGGACATCGAAATG GAGTTCACAATTGACATGTTCTTTCGACAAATGTGGGTGGATGAGAGGCTGAAATTCGAAGGCCCAATTGAGATCCTGCCTCTCAACAATCTCATGGTGGACAAGATCTGGACGCCGGACACTTTTTTCCGCAACTCAAAGAAGGCCATCGCTCATAATATGACCACTCCCAACAGGTTGTTCCGCATAATGCAGAATGGCACCGTGTTCTACACCATGAG ACTGACCATAAGTGCAGATTGTCCAATGAAGCTTGAGGATTTTCCAATGGACGGACATGCATGCCCTTTATTGTTCGGAAGTT ACGCATACACAAACCGAGAAATCGTGTACACTTGGAGGAAAGGACTGGAGGCCTCTGTTGATGTGCCGAAAGAGTCTTCAAGTTTGTTGCAGTATGATCTGGTAGGACAGACACTGTCCACCGAGACATTTAAAATCAACACAG GTCAGTACTCTGTTCAAGTTGTATATTTTTTCCTGCAACGAAAGCTGGGCTACTACCTCATTCAGACATATATCCCGCTGATTATGGTGGTGGTGCTGTCACAAGTGTCCTTCTGGATCAACAAGGAGTCAGTTCCTGCACGTGTCGTTGCTG GGGTCACCACCGTTCTCACCATGACCACCCTCAGCATGAGCGCTCGCCAGTCCCTGCCCAAGGTGTCCTACGCCACCGCCATGGACTGGTTCATTGGCGTCAGCTTCGCCTTTGTCGCCTCGGCCCTGGTGGAGTTTGCGGCGGTGAACTACTTCTCCACGCTGCAGGCCCGCAGGCTCCAGCGCCGAGGCTCCAGGGTGTCGGGGCCAGAGTCGGTCGCCACAGGCAGCGATGACGAAGTGGGCACG CCGGACAGcgggagcagcagcagggtcAGCGGCCTGAAGCGCAGGATCAACTCGCTCAGCACGGAGCCCCCGACCCGACTGCCCATGTTCCTCCAGCAAGGCTCGGCCCTCCCGGCCAGCGTGACGCTGACGGGCACCAGTCCCATCGACCAGTACGCCCGCGTGCTCTTCCCGCTGGTCTACGGCTTGTTCAACTTCTTCTACTGGATCGCGTACCTGCGGAAGGACACCATGGAGGAGGCCAG GGACATTGTGTCAGCTTCTGCTTAG
- the nudcd2 gene encoding nudC domain-containing protein 2, whose protein sequence is MSVHFEERSGVVPCKTPWGSWYQTMEEVSIEVNVPPGTSAKEVKCELGSRRVELVVRGQQVFKGKLFGTTVEDEATWTLEDKCLIRIVLMKANREAGNCWGSLLDGQYSADPWVQDQMQRKLTLERFQRENPGFDFSGAEISGNFAGGGPDFSNLQR, encoded by the exons ATGTCGGTCCACTTTGAGGAGAGGAGCGGGGTCGTCCCCTGCAAAACCCCGTGGGGCTCCTGGTACCAGACTATGGAGGAGGTCTCCATCGAAGTCAACGTTCCCCCGGGGACCTCGGCAAAGGAGGTGAAGTGTGAACTGGGAAGCCGGCGGGTGGAGCTGGTCGTGCGGGGACAGCAAGTATTTAAG GGAAAATTATTTGGTACAACTGTGGAGGATGAAGCTACCTGGACGCTGG AGGACAAGTGTCTGATTCGTATTGTACTGATGAAGGCCAACCGTGAGGCTGGGAACTGCTGGGGCTCGCTGCTGGACGGCCAGTACAGTGCTGACCCATGGGTCCAGGATCAAATGCAGAGGAAGCTCACGCTGGAGAGGTTCCAGAGGGAG AATCCTGGGTTTGACTTCAGCGGAGCAGAAATCTCTGGAAATTTTGCCGGCGGAGGGCCAGACTTCTCAAATCTTCAACGCTAA